A stretch of DNA from Rattus rattus isolate New Zealand chromosome 1, Rrattus_CSIRO_v1, whole genome shotgun sequence:
TGGTTTCATAATTAATTTAGAGATTGTTCCAATGCTGTGGGAAGCTATATGTTGATTATATGCAAATATGGTAACATTTTCCATGACAGATATATGTAACAATAGAGGTTTTAATATTCCACTGGCATTTCCTAAATCAGTCACCCATGGATCCTGAAACTAGGGATGAGTTTGAAGAGTACATATGAAGCCCACACCTTAACAGAAATGTCCAACAGTAGTGAAATGgaatctgaagagaccacctcctatGGTCAGACACCTCTAGTAGTCAGACAGGATCCCCCAGAGGAGGGATGAGGCCATCAACACTTctacaaaattttcaacccaaaattgtctaaaagaaatgatgCAGAGGGAAAAAATGTAGCTGTAGCTGAAAGAATGGCTGAgtagtgactggcccaacttgaaatcCATCCCATACAGAGGCACCAATCCCTGGcaccattactgaagctgtgctgtgcttgcagacaggagcctagcatgactctcctagcagctgactgagacagatgcagataatcACAGACAAGCACTGGAGTGGGGTCAGGGAGCCCTatggagttaggagaaggactgaagaaaccaAAGGGATGTCAATCCCATAGAAAAACCAACAGTGCCAATTAACCTGGATTCTGGAGACTGAGCCATCAACTAAAGAGCACACCAGAGATGTGTGTCGAggaccaccttgtctggcctaagTGAAAAAGGATGTCTCTAACCCTGTACAGATGTGATGACCCAGGGGGAGGGATGCCAGGAGGAGCATCCTGTCAGAGACTTAGGAGAGTGGGCCAGGGGGAAGAGCTCTATGAGGGGTaccaggagcagggcagcatttgagatgtaagttaataaagtaattaataagtgagaaaagatttgttttaaatataattttttaatttatacatcCTTCCTGTCCatagagaatttattttaatgttattttatcttaaaatagcTTAATAGCCTATTAGAATTCAGGAAaaacattgctttaaaatatatgtgcataaaaaatatatgtgcattttcattaataaattttTACTAAAACAATTTGTAAGCATATTATGTAACTTACATAAATGGTAAGAGAACAAACCCAAAGCAGGTATTCAAACATTGAAACCTTTGACATATTAGTAGGGGACCGTTCTAGTCTCTCAAACATATAAACAATTCtataattcttttattcatttaaagtgaaatatgaacatatttatttattgggatGCTCAATAATGAACATGTGATCACTTATTTCACTTGAGGCAGAATACACCTGACCGACGTTGTGGTTGGGAGAGGATGAGGGTTCCCAACACGGGTGTCAAACAGCTCCACAAGAAATCCCCATTTATCAAGAGGAGGATGTTGTCTCTGCTGGAAGGTCCATCCAAATAGGCTCGATTTCCCCAGAATCCCTTTGAGTTGTTATTGCCTCAGATATGGGAGAATATAAGGTTACACGCATCCAAACAACACAGGACATTAGTAAACAGCACCTGGACATGGACTTAAATTATCAAATTTGTTCAAATGAtgagaggtgggagggactgTTAACCAAAAAAAGTTCCTCGGTCATGGTAACACTTATGGAGATCTTATATCAAAAGCACAAGGGACCAGTGCTACTGTCATCCTACCTTGCGCAGTGGAAGAAGTTTGTAGATGAAAGTATACACTGTCCCTGGTGTGAGGTTCTCCTGGTTCATCCTGTGGTTAAATGGTGACATTCTGCCTTTCACCTCTCCTAGCTAGCATTTCATATTGTTTTAAAGGAAGACTAAAatatggtagaagagaaagagatggtgAAAAACAACCCtgttaagacaaaaataaaataaaaatacaaaaatattatatgtaataccATATAATAGAAACTGACCGAAAAATAGTACATACTAACAGACAATATGATATACAAACAGCGTCGGAGTagacaggggaaagggaagaggcaCAGCCTACACCAAGAGCCTTTTAGTAGACCGTTGACAGGACTGGATCTGCTGCTGTACTTGAGAGCCTTCTTTGATGCTAACAGAACAGGCAAAGACTGGCCTAGAGACTCCACAGGCCTGTCCTAATGCTTGCTTGGAGTGCACAAATATGTAGGGGACATTCTTGTCttcacacagcagagggaggtgcACGATGATCTCCAAGGGTTCAGAATCTGCTGCTGTAACAGTGAATTCAGAGATGCCATTGTTGAGGGTTTTGGTGGCTTCACTGACTCCTTTCTGAAGCTGCTTGTAGTTACACGACTGCTGAACAAGGTCCAGCAGCGACTTGGTGAGGTGGGCACCTGCACGAGGATAGGCCTTCGGATTTATATCAGCCTCTATCACGGCTGTGGTGTGTCAGCCTCGCTGCTACTTGATTAACAGCCCACCTCTGACAGACTGAATTGAATGAAATATCACATTTAAAGAGGCTTTCAAACTAACCCATTGGTTAGGAAGTCAGGGAAATAAGTCATTAGGAAGTTTTTTCAGATTTGTAATGATTATATGCATAATACACACTTTAAGACATTtcccaaataaaatatacatatcacAATTATGTCAGCTGCTTCTATTAAGTATTTAACTGAATTATAAGAATgccaaaataattaatatatttcctttatttgaaATTAACAGAAAGTTTTATGAAATAGCTAAATTGAATTTttgaaaagatagcatttctctAGTTATCTATGGTGCTTTATGTCCATAAACTCTAGTACagtaaattatttcatttgtatttagtTAGACTTTTAACACGTATTTATGAGTTTGCATACATTTTTACAAGCCAGGAGCTAATTGAGATTTCATATATACAAGATGTTGCCTACTAAATCTCTAT
This window harbors:
- the LOC116892054 gene encoding NHP2-like protein 1, with protein sequence MGLQFPADPPVLPQALTSGSMSSVRRLAPSIRIFIGQLLTHHTSQGTTTPGPCEHASLEHCNIDEPVSRHDGSPAVIEADINPKAYPRAGAHLTKSLLDLVQQSCNYKQLQKGVSEATKTLNNGISEFTVTAADSEPLEIIVHLPLLCEDKNVPYIFVHSKQALGQACGVSRPVFACSVSIKEGSQVQQQIQSCQRSTKRLLV